The following are from one region of the Pseudazoarcus pumilus genome:
- a CDS encoding DUF1799 domain-containing protein — protein sequence MDASPSASAEEQALGIPEERASRDYDVWPENWPAVQVFVACGTQWRRTGREGRMCGLDYAAVEAVMRMLDTPEPAATFGRVRAMEAEVLEVLSTRRRKQ from the coding sequence ATGGACGCCAGTCCGTCCGCCAGTGCCGAGGAACAGGCGCTGGGCATCCCCGAGGAGCGCGCCTCGCGCGACTACGACGTATGGCCCGAGAACTGGCCGGCCGTGCAGGTGTTCGTGGCATGCGGCACGCAGTGGCGCCGCACCGGGCGCGAGGGTCGCATGTGCGGGCTGGACTACGCAGCCGTCGAGGCCGTGATGCGCATGCTCGACACCCCCGAACCCGCGGCCACCTTCGGCCGCGTGCGCGCGATGGAGGCCGAGGTGCTCGAGGTGCTCAGCACCCGTCGTCGCAAGCAATGA
- a CDS encoding phage tail tube protein — MPLDLFRLRALLLKPEATEGTDSAPTPAANALQIMNGQGQIESERLSREIDTPYFSSRPFVRTRQRGSVSGSIELLGAAQVGDPAPIDALLRAGAHAYTQVLDVDEVTPLAAEYNPVSTGIISATAWFYHGGELVKLTGCRAALNRIMLAINDFAKAEFQLQGSVAGVTESALPGDTDYSAYQEPVAITTESFEVQIDDTKVDGVSIELDTGAQLTMVEHSEARVTRLTDRQVSGTLRIYRPEVSYLDIRALVAAHARVPVFATVTGPAGRSVRLDLPSVQMGDPQRTDIDGIAAWDIPIVAMADAGNDEYLFTFN; from the coding sequence ATGCCGCTCGACCTTTTCCGCCTGCGGGCGCTGCTGCTCAAGCCTGAGGCCACCGAGGGCACCGACAGCGCACCGACCCCGGCCGCCAACGCCCTGCAGATCATGAACGGCCAGGGCCAGATCGAATCCGAGCGCCTGTCGCGCGAGATCGACACGCCGTACTTCAGCTCCCGGCCCTTCGTGCGCACGCGCCAGCGCGGCAGCGTGTCGGGCTCCATCGAGCTGCTCGGCGCCGCCCAGGTGGGTGACCCCGCACCCATCGACGCGCTGCTGCGCGCGGGCGCGCACGCCTACACCCAGGTGCTCGACGTCGACGAGGTCACGCCGCTGGCGGCCGAATACAACCCGGTGTCGACCGGCATCATCAGCGCCACCGCGTGGTTCTACCACGGCGGCGAGCTGGTCAAGCTCACCGGCTGCCGCGCCGCGCTCAATCGCATCATGCTGGCCATCAACGACTTCGCCAAGGCGGAGTTCCAACTCCAGGGCAGCGTGGCCGGCGTGACCGAGTCCGCGCTGCCGGGCGATACCGACTACAGCGCCTACCAGGAGCCGGTGGCCATCACCACCGAGAGCTTCGAGGTGCAGATCGACGACACCAAGGTCGACGGCGTCTCGATCGAGCTCGACACCGGCGCGCAGCTGACCATGGTCGAGCACTCCGAGGCGCGTGTGACGCGCCTGACCGACCGCCAGGTCAGCGGCACGCTGCGCATCTACCGCCCCGAAGTCTCTTACCTGGACATCCGCGCCCTGGTCGCCGCGCATGCGCGCGTGCCGGTGTTCGCCACCGTCACCGGCCCGGCCGGGCGCAGCGTACGCCTGGACCTGCCCTCGGTGCAGATGGGCGACCCGCAGCGCACGGATATCGACGGCATCGCCGCCTGGGACATCCCCATCGTTGCCATGGCCGATGCCGGCAACGACGAATATCTCTTCACCTTCAACTGA
- a CDS encoding phage tail terminator protein has product MADTGSPLDLALWAARLESAVTGLKSVGLAGDLARLQNAQGALPGAWVLPADETSAAPMDEPSLYQRVTVRVSIVTALRSYGDATAGRATDALRERRKALITALTGWTPADAASPVSFVSGRRLGPVKGAMWWEDIFETDYYLPRRQNA; this is encoded by the coding sequence ATGGCCGACACCGGCAGCCCGCTGGATCTGGCCCTGTGGGCTGCGCGGCTGGAATCAGCGGTGACCGGCCTCAAGAGCGTCGGCCTGGCCGGAGACCTGGCCCGGCTGCAGAACGCCCAGGGCGCGCTGCCCGGCGCGTGGGTGCTGCCGGCCGACGAGACCAGCGCCGCGCCGATGGACGAGCCCTCGCTCTACCAGCGCGTGACGGTGCGCGTGTCCATCGTCACGGCGCTGCGCAGCTACGGCGACGCCACTGCTGGGCGTGCCACCGACGCGCTGCGCGAGCGGCGCAAGGCGCTCATCACGGCGCTGACGGGCTGGACGCCGGCCGACGCCGCGAGCCCGGTCAGCTTTGTCAGCGGCCGCCGGCTCGGCCCAGTCAAGGGCGCGATGTGGTGGGAAGACATTTTCGAGACCGACTACTACTTGCCCCGGAGGCAGAACGCATGA
- a CDS encoding gp436 family protein translates to MAYCTQQDLVERFGADELAAVAPAAEGEGLDAERIDRACEDAAGEIDGYLDGAGYAVPLANPPRVVTGFAADIARYRLHDDHASETVARRYEEAVRFLRSVAAGQVRLGAHMPGNATGSAEVVQAGRKVFGGGLR, encoded by the coding sequence ATGGCCTATTGCACCCAGCAGGACCTGGTCGAGCGCTTCGGTGCGGACGAGCTCGCTGCCGTGGCCCCCGCGGCCGAGGGCGAAGGGCTCGACGCCGAGCGCATCGATCGCGCCTGCGAGGACGCCGCCGGCGAGATCGACGGCTACCTAGATGGCGCGGGCTACGCCGTGCCGCTGGCCAACCCGCCGCGGGTGGTCACCGGCTTCGCCGCCGACATCGCGCGCTACCGGTTGCACGACGACCACGCCAGCGAGACCGTCGCGCGCCGCTACGAGGAGGCCGTGCGCTTCCTGCGCTCGGTGGCCGCCGGCCAGGTGCGCCTGGGCGCGCACATGCCCGGCAATGCCACCGGCTCGGCCGAGGTGGTGCAGGCCGGCCGCAAGGTCTTTGGCGGAGGGCTGCGCTGA
- a CDS encoding HI1506-related protein has product MTQAKTKSRAASKGAATQPATAPQHTAEGVEPVTTEASGVSPEAGGSEAAAEDLARKAEAVAKPGDDVNDIVAAQRGAPKAGKAAHLQVRALVEGGFRRAGRHWPHEPVTVPAGGFTPEQIEALEAEPLLEVVRVTGEDGA; this is encoded by the coding sequence ATGACGCAAGCCAAGACCAAGAGCCGGGCGGCGTCGAAGGGCGCCGCCACCCAGCCGGCCACCGCGCCGCAGCACACCGCCGAGGGCGTCGAGCCCGTGACCACCGAGGCCTCTGGGGTTTCCCCGGAGGCCGGGGGCAGCGAAGCGGCCGCCGAGGATCTGGCGCGCAAGGCCGAGGCCGTGGCCAAGCCTGGCGACGATGTGAACGACATCGTCGCAGCGCAGCGCGGCGCGCCCAAGGCCGGCAAGGCGGCGCACCTGCAGGTGCGTGCGCTGGTCGAGGGCGGCTTTCGCCGTGCTGGCCGGCACTGGCCGCATGAGCCGGTGACGGTGCCGGCCGGCGGCTTCACGCCCGAGCAGATCGAGGCACTGGAAGCCGAGCCGTTACTGGAGGTCGTGCGCGTCACCGGCGAGGACGGCGCGTAA
- a CDS encoding Mu-like prophage major head subunit gpT family protein: MLINNQTLTSLAQGFNAAFLRGFGSVSPSWNQIAMLIPSTSDAENYGWMKDLPGMREWVGQRVYNNLEAATAQLRNKPWEHTIAVKRDHIEDDKLGIYSNLFAIQGEIVARHPDDLVWGLLPTGFSTRGFDGQYFFDTDHVGFNRAKQEVSWSNTQGGAAAPWFVADLSRSFMKPLIFQERKKAQFVPRTNPADPHVFDHAEFVFGADARYNAGFGFHQLAVGSKQGLDATNYEAARVSLASQFRTDGSPLGVKATHLIVGPSNEAAALELLNAERNAAGATNVWRGTAQLIVSPWLE, translated from the coding sequence ATGCTGATCAACAATCAGACCCTCACCTCCCTGGCGCAGGGCTTCAACGCCGCCTTCCTGCGCGGCTTCGGTTCGGTTTCGCCGAGCTGGAACCAGATCGCGATGCTGATCCCCAGCACGTCGGACGCCGAGAACTACGGCTGGATGAAAGACCTGCCCGGCATGCGCGAGTGGGTCGGCCAGCGCGTCTACAACAACCTCGAGGCCGCCACGGCGCAGCTGCGCAACAAGCCGTGGGAGCACACCATCGCCGTCAAGCGCGATCACATCGAGGACGACAAGCTCGGCATCTACTCGAACCTGTTCGCGATCCAGGGCGAGATCGTCGCCCGTCATCCGGATGACCTGGTGTGGGGCCTGTTGCCCACCGGCTTCAGTACGCGCGGCTTCGACGGGCAGTACTTCTTCGACACCGACCACGTCGGCTTCAACCGCGCCAAGCAGGAAGTGAGCTGGAGCAACACCCAGGGGGGCGCTGCCGCGCCGTGGTTCGTGGCCGATCTGTCGCGCAGCTTCATGAAGCCGCTGATCTTCCAGGAGCGCAAGAAGGCGCAGTTCGTGCCGCGCACCAACCCGGCCGATCCGCACGTGTTCGACCACGCCGAGTTCGTTTTCGGTGCGGACGCGCGCTACAACGCCGGCTTCGGCTTCCACCAGCTCGCCGTCGGCAGCAAGCAGGGCCTGGATGCGACCAACTACGAAGCCGCGCGCGTGTCGCTGGCCAGCCAGTTCCGCACCGACGGCTCGCCGCTGGGTGTGAAGGCCACCCACCTGATCGTGGGCCCCAGCAACGAGGCGGCCGCGCTGGAGTTGCTCAACGCCGAGCGCAACGCCGCCGGCGCCACCAACGTGTGGCGCGGCACCGCGCAGCTCATCGTCAGCCCCTGGCTGGAGTAA
- a CDS encoding phage protease, translating into MYGHPAASRPDIRTAAARSGEGAPAIAVCALEVRPGQSRVRVFPAGRFDAPRGALSGSGPWFIDAALAAQVIARVAARSTDIPVDYEHQILLAEQNGQPAPAAGWIERASLEWVADGDEPGLYATVRWTPRAAGWIEDGSYRYLSPVFPYARDSGAVLGLYHVALTNTPAIDTELVTAAAARRAPDFHANGGHAPAIPQETPAVNETLKKLLAALGLPETTTESDAIAGVAALKAKADEAQEEIAALKAASPEPDPAKYVPVETMTALKNEVAALTARINGSEVAQLVEGALDDGRLLLAQKEWAEGLGKKDIAALRQYLDTAQPIAALKGGQTGGRAPAGAGAESQTTEADLAVCKALGLTPEEFAKGKQEGR; encoded by the coding sequence ATGTACGGACATCCCGCCGCTTCCCGCCCTGACATCCGCACCGCCGCCGCCCGTTCGGGCGAGGGCGCGCCGGCCATCGCCGTGTGTGCGCTCGAAGTGCGTCCCGGCCAGAGCCGGGTGCGTGTATTCCCGGCCGGGCGCTTCGATGCGCCGCGCGGTGCGCTCTCCGGCAGCGGGCCGTGGTTCATCGACGCGGCCCTGGCCGCGCAGGTGATCGCCCGCGTCGCGGCGCGCTCCACCGACATCCCCGTCGACTACGAACACCAGATCCTGCTCGCCGAGCAAAACGGCCAGCCCGCGCCCGCGGCCGGCTGGATCGAGCGCGCCTCGCTCGAGTGGGTCGCCGACGGCGACGAGCCCGGCCTGTACGCCACGGTGCGCTGGACGCCCCGCGCGGCCGGGTGGATCGAGGACGGCTCCTACCGCTACCTCTCGCCCGTCTTCCCCTACGCCCGCGACAGCGGTGCGGTGCTCGGCCTCTACCACGTAGCCCTGACCAACACCCCGGCGATCGACACCGAACTGGTGACGGCTGCCGCTGCGCGTCGCGCGCCCGATTTTCACGCCAACGGGGGGCACGCCCCCGCAATTCCACAGGAGACCCCCGCAGTGAACGAGACGCTGAAGAAGCTGCTCGCCGCCCTGGGCCTGCCCGAGACGACCACCGAGAGCGACGCGATCGCCGGTGTGGCCGCGCTCAAGGCCAAGGCGGATGAAGCGCAAGAAGAGATCGCGGCGCTCAAGGCCGCGAGCCCCGAGCCCGACCCGGCCAAGTACGTGCCGGTGGAAACCATGACCGCGCTCAAGAACGAGGTCGCCGCGCTCACCGCCCGCATCAACGGCAGCGAGGTGGCGCAGCTCGTCGAGGGCGCGCTCGACGACGGCCGCCTGCTGCTCGCGCAGAAGGAGTGGGCCGAGGGCCTGGGCAAGAAGGACATTGCCGCGCTGCGCCAGTACCTCGACACGGCCCAGCCGATCGCCGCACTCAAGGGCGGCCAGACCGGCGGCCGTGCGCCGGCCGGTGCCGGCGCCGAATCGCAAACCACCGAAGCGGATCTCGCCGTGTGCAAGGCCCTGGGCCTGACGCCGGAGGAGTTCGCCAAGGGCAAGCAGGAGGGCCGCTGA
- the tcmP gene encoding three-Cys-motif partner protein TcmP translates to MDNDFGAEHTTAKLRALGDYLPAYTTALKAQPFRLTYIDAFAGTGECRIKIRGGEKITIPGSATLGHRCDPPFDRLVFIEKHSGFVDDLNRLRASTPEREIDVICGDANVELPRVLARLNPASDRTVIFLDPFGMELDWATLKAVAKSGFADVWYLFPLSGLYRQAAHNSTDVDAGKAARLTRMLGTDRWRVDFYKEPPQMGLFSKPDEVRDFDVQQMTDWVTEHLRSIFPKVMPPKILHQTMPSGVQGAPLYALYFAMANPSYRAHALATRLVTPSLR, encoded by the coding sequence GTGGATAACGACTTTGGAGCCGAGCACACCACCGCCAAATTGAGAGCGCTGGGCGACTACTTGCCGGCCTACACGACGGCGCTGAAGGCTCAACCGTTTCGTCTCACCTACATTGACGCGTTCGCCGGAACCGGAGAGTGTCGAATCAAGATACGAGGTGGGGAAAAGATCACGATTCCCGGGTCCGCGACCTTGGGTCATCGATGCGATCCGCCATTTGACCGGCTGGTATTCATCGAGAAGCACTCGGGATTTGTGGACGATCTGAACCGTCTACGCGCGAGCACGCCCGAGCGGGAGATCGATGTGATCTGTGGAGACGCGAACGTCGAACTGCCGCGAGTTCTTGCGCGCCTCAACCCCGCCAGTGATCGGACCGTGATCTTCCTCGACCCGTTCGGGATGGAACTGGACTGGGCCACACTCAAAGCCGTGGCGAAATCGGGGTTCGCGGATGTCTGGTATCTCTTCCCGTTGTCGGGACTCTACCGACAGGCTGCTCACAACTCGACCGACGTCGACGCGGGCAAGGCCGCCCGCCTGACGCGAATGCTTGGGACCGACCGCTGGAGAGTCGATTTCTACAAGGAACCGCCTCAGATGGGGCTCTTCAGCAAGCCGGATGAAGTGCGGGACTTTGACGTACAGCAGATGACCGACTGGGTGACCGAGCACCTTCGGTCGATATTCCCAAAGGTGATGCCTCCGAAAATCCTTCATCAGACGATGCCGTCCGGGGTGCAGGGCGCGCCGCTGTACGCGCTCTATTTCGCAATGGCCAACCCGAGTTACAGGGCGCATGCGTTGGCAACCCGGCTCGTCACCCCGTCACTGCGGTGA
- a CDS encoding DUF5131 family protein encodes MTAVKDRGYHDANSVHTGLDWQRKHRGLVIFTVGGKMATESKIEWTEQTWNPVTGCTKISPGCKHCYAEVMARRLRAMGAHGYQNGFELTLHPQRLEQPKRRRKPTVYFVNSMSDLFHEQVPDAFIDQVFEVIRETPQHTYQILTKRAERLPAYFGDEPVPANVWLGVSVEDRKYGVPRIDELRRVNARIRFLSVEPLLEDVGELNLSGIHWVIVGGESGSQARPMEAEWVTAVRRQCLDAGVSFFFKQWGGWGADGVKRNKKANGRVLDGRTWDAYPITTITAVTG; translated from the coding sequence TTGACGGCTGTCAAGGATCGGGGCTATCACGACGCAAATTCGGTGCACACGGGTCTAGACTGGCAGCGTAAGCACCGTGGACTGGTAATTTTTACAGTAGGTGGAAAAATGGCTACGGAAAGCAAGATCGAGTGGACCGAGCAGACGTGGAATCCCGTCACGGGCTGCACAAAGATCAGCCCCGGCTGCAAGCACTGCTACGCGGAGGTCATGGCGCGCCGACTTCGTGCGATGGGCGCGCACGGCTATCAGAACGGTTTCGAGTTGACGCTCCACCCACAGCGTCTGGAACAGCCCAAGCGCCGCCGCAAGCCGACGGTCTACTTCGTCAATTCGATGAGCGATCTGTTCCATGAGCAGGTGCCGGACGCGTTCATCGACCAGGTCTTCGAAGTCATCCGCGAGACGCCGCAACACACCTACCAGATCCTGACCAAGCGCGCCGAGCGCCTGCCGGCGTACTTCGGCGATGAGCCTGTGCCGGCCAATGTCTGGCTGGGCGTGTCGGTCGAGGACCGCAAGTACGGTGTGCCTCGCATCGACGAGCTGCGTCGGGTGAATGCGCGCATCCGGTTTCTGTCGGTCGAACCCCTGCTTGAGGATGTGGGCGAACTCAATCTCAGCGGCATCCACTGGGTGATCGTCGGCGGCGAGTCGGGGAGCCAGGCCCGCCCGATGGAAGCGGAATGGGTCACCGCCGTTCGCCGGCAATGCCTGGACGCCGGCGTGTCGTTCTTCTTCAAGCAGTGGGGCGGCTGGGGCGCGGACGGTGTGAAGCGCAACAAGAAAGCCAACGGTCGTGTGCTCGATGGCCGGACCTGGGACGCCTACCCGATCACGACCATCACCGCAGTGACGGGGTGA
- a CDS encoding phage virion morphogenesis protein, translating to MLRIEIDDTEVLAALQALRGRARDMRPAMANIAAALASESERQFQTESGPAGAWPELSQTTKELRERSGTTGRKLQVSGQLAASVQTGFAEAEAWIGSNKPHAAMQHLGGTTSALSMIPGAQIPARPFLPFHPETNQLAPEATRTVLDVLEVYLEDGR from the coding sequence ATGCTCCGGATCGAGATCGACGACACCGAAGTACTCGCCGCGCTGCAGGCGCTGCGCGGCCGCGCGCGTGACATGCGCCCGGCCATGGCCAACATCGCCGCTGCCTTGGCCTCGGAATCCGAACGCCAGTTCCAGACCGAATCCGGCCCGGCCGGTGCCTGGCCCGAACTGTCGCAGACCACCAAAGAACTGCGCGAGCGCAGCGGTACCACCGGCCGCAAGCTCCAGGTCAGCGGCCAGCTCGCCGCGTCCGTGCAAACGGGCTTTGCCGAGGCCGAGGCGTGGATCGGCAGCAACAAGCCCCACGCCGCCATGCAGCACTTAGGCGGCACCACCAGCGCGCTGAGCATGATCCCCGGCGCCCAGATCCCCGCACGCCCCTTCCTGCCTTTCCACCCCGAGACCAACCAGCTCGCCCCCGAGGCCACCCGCACCGTACTCGACGTGCTCGAGGTGTATCTGGAAGACGGGCGATAG
- a CDS encoding phage head morphogenesis protein, protein MAGPDRETLAALFDREPAEAVAWLESKGLRVTWNWAEMLDEAHARAFTVAKATRIDVLSDIRRAVIDATREGKTLRQFRDELEPVLQEKGWWGKQVVVDSSGGAEMVQLGSPRRLKTIYQTNVQSVYMAGRAQAQQAADAFPYLQYVAVMDSRTRPTHAALDGQVFAKDDPIWDTHTPPNGFNCRCRTRPLTASQVEREGLDVRSSRGQTVTRTVDAGTDRRSGELFRTQQTGIRVTGSDGKPTVMWADPGFNSNPLAGHWMDNVLAQKAVDALGGEAGFASVARAVTSPTRMKAWSSFVDNTFEFDRIQGQTMTLGILPLEVVRRLSQEGKSVAPVIHAEDRLIIGKKARRHQEKGDALTREEWAALPAAMGEAQWFSDSETGNVIGQLPDGKHVMVGPDGAVDSAYRDADADRKIKSGRWRPL, encoded by the coding sequence ATGGCCGGGCCTGACCGCGAGACGCTGGCCGCGCTGTTCGACCGCGAGCCGGCTGAGGCCGTCGCCTGGCTCGAATCCAAGGGGCTGCGCGTCACCTGGAACTGGGCCGAGATGCTCGACGAAGCCCACGCGCGCGCCTTCACTGTTGCCAAAGCCACGCGTATCGATGTGCTGTCCGACATCCGCCGCGCGGTCATCGACGCCACGCGCGAGGGCAAGACGCTGCGCCAGTTCCGCGACGAGCTCGAACCAGTGCTTCAGGAAAAGGGCTGGTGGGGCAAACAGGTGGTGGTCGATTCGTCCGGCGGTGCCGAGATGGTGCAGCTGGGTAGCCCGCGCCGGCTCAAGACCATCTATCAGACCAACGTGCAAAGCGTCTACATGGCCGGGCGCGCCCAGGCGCAGCAGGCGGCCGACGCCTTCCCCTACCTGCAGTACGTGGCGGTGATGGACAGCCGCACGCGCCCCACGCACGCCGCGCTCGACGGGCAGGTCTTCGCCAAGGATGACCCGATCTGGGACACCCACACCCCGCCCAACGGCTTCAACTGCCGTTGCCGCACGCGTCCGCTCACCGCCAGCCAGGTGGAGCGTGAAGGGCTGGATGTGCGCTCTAGCCGGGGACAGACCGTGACCCGCACGGTCGACGCCGGCACCGACCGGCGCAGCGGCGAACTGTTCCGTACCCAACAGACCGGCATCCGCGTGACCGGCTCCGACGGCAAGCCCACCGTGATGTGGGCCGACCCCGGCTTCAACAGTAACCCGCTCGCCGGCCACTGGATGGACAACGTGCTGGCGCAGAAGGCCGTCGACGCGCTGGGCGGCGAAGCCGGCTTCGCCAGCGTGGCGCGCGCCGTCACGTCGCCCACGCGCATGAAGGCGTGGTCGAGCTTCGTCGACAACACCTTCGAGTTCGACCGTATCCAGGGCCAGACCATGACCCTCGGCATCCTGCCGCTCGAGGTCGTGCGCCGTCTGTCGCAGGAAGGGAAGTCCGTCGCCCCGGTCATCCATGCGGAGGACCGGCTGATCATCGGCAAGAAGGCTCGACGCCACCAGGAGAAGGGCGACGCGCTCACGCGCGAGGAGTGGGCCGCGCTGCCCGCAGCGATGGGCGAGGCGCAGTGGTTCAGCGACAGCGAGACGGGAAACGTCATCGGACAATTGCCCGACGGCAAGCACGTGATGGTGGGGCCGGATGGCGCGGTCGATTCGGCCTACCGGGACGCCGACGCGGATCGGAAAATCAAAAGCGGCCGATGGCGGCCGCTTTGA
- a CDS encoding DUF935 domain-containing protein produces MKILDQHGNPFDTGQLAEPQTTRIAQLAHQLIDSQLDGISPAKAARILKDADLGDLTAQSQLFDDMLDRDAHLRSEYEKRQGAPVALDWSIEPPANASAAEKAAAAYAGEMLRDAVDDLEDVLLAMMEAPGHGFAPIELEWQRIGRDWIPKFHPRPQTWFRTDTHRRALRLADGSPDGAEPIPMGWILHQHKKVKTGYLGRAGIFRACLWPFLYKAYAVGDFAEFLETYGLPIIVGKYMAGATAEEKSSLMRAVAALGHDARAIMPEGMALEIQTVTGGTGGSHHMAMVEWADRAQSKVVLGQTTSSEAQATGLGSGVADLHGEVRRDILKSDARQLADTLTRDLIYPLVALNRPGVESYRRCPRWVFDAGEAEDLAAYAEALPKLVGVGFKIPRAWGHAKLRIPEPDANEDVLEVPAMPPMGALRRPAMAAARRPAAEGFADQDMLDAALEAIGADTLDAQMRELLAPVLERLDEDPDPNELLGWLAEAFPEADGGALEEKLGRLLWAAQMWGRLNGRA; encoded by the coding sequence ATGAAAATCCTCGACCAACACGGCAATCCCTTCGACACCGGCCAACTCGCCGAGCCGCAGACCACGCGCATCGCACAGCTCGCGCACCAGCTCATCGACAGCCAACTCGACGGCATCTCGCCGGCCAAGGCCGCGCGCATCCTCAAGGATGCCGACCTGGGCGACCTGACCGCGCAAAGCCAGCTCTTCGACGACATGCTCGACCGCGACGCGCATCTGCGCAGCGAGTACGAGAAGCGCCAGGGCGCGCCGGTGGCGCTGGACTGGAGCATCGAGCCGCCGGCCAACGCGTCGGCCGCCGAGAAGGCCGCCGCGGCCTACGCCGGGGAGATGCTGCGCGATGCGGTCGACGACCTCGAGGACGTGCTGCTGGCGATGATGGAAGCGCCCGGCCACGGCTTCGCGCCCATCGAACTCGAATGGCAGCGTATCGGCCGCGACTGGATCCCCAAGTTCCATCCGCGCCCGCAGACGTGGTTTCGCACCGACACTCACCGGCGCGCGCTGCGCCTGGCCGACGGCAGCCCGGACGGCGCCGAGCCCATTCCCATGGGCTGGATCCTTCACCAGCACAAGAAGGTCAAGACCGGCTATCTCGGCCGCGCCGGCATCTTCCGCGCCTGCCTGTGGCCCTTCCTGTACAAGGCCTACGCGGTGGGCGACTTCGCCGAGTTCCTGGAGACCTACGGCCTGCCCATCATCGTCGGCAAATACATGGCCGGCGCCACGGCCGAGGAGAAGTCCAGCCTGATGCGCGCGGTGGCCGCGCTGGGGCACGATGCGCGCGCCATCATGCCCGAGGGCATGGCGCTGGAGATCCAGACCGTCACCGGCGGCACCGGGGGCAGCCATCACATGGCGATGGTCGAATGGGCCGACCGCGCCCAGAGCAAGGTCGTGCTGGGCCAGACCACCAGCAGCGAGGCGCAGGCCACCGGCCTGGGCAGCGGCGTGGCCGATCTGCACGGCGAGGTGCGCCGCGACATCCTCAAGAGCGACGCGCGCCAGCTCGCCGACACCCTCACGCGCGACCTGATCTATCCGCTGGTGGCGCTCAACCGGCCGGGCGTGGAGAGCTACCGGCGCTGCCCGCGCTGGGTCTTCGACGCCGGTGAGGCCGAGGATCTGGCCGCCTACGCCGAGGCCCTGCCCAAGCTGGTGGGCGTGGGCTTCAAGATCCCCCGCGCGTGGGGCCACGCCAAGCTGCGCATTCCCGAGCCGGACGCCAACGAGGATGTGCTCGAGGTGCCGGCCATGCCGCCCATGGGCGCGCTGCGCCGCCCGGCGATGGCCGCTGCGCGTCGCCCGGCGGCCGAGGGCTTCGCCGACCAGGACATGCTCGATGCCGCGCTCGAGGCGATCGGCGCCGACACGCTCGACGCGCAGATGCGCGAGCTGCTCGCGCCGGTGCTTGAACGCCTGGACGAAGATCCGGACCCGAACGAGTTGCTCGGCTGGCTGGCCGAAGCCTTCCCCGAGGCCGACGGCGGTGCGCTCGAGGAAAAGCTCGGCCGCCTGCTGTGGGCCGCGCAGATGTGGGGGCGCCTGAATGGCCGGGCCTGA